The Wolbachia endosymbiont of Oedothorax gibbosus region ATATTTTAGCAACTTTTGAGATACCATACTCCTTTGCTGATATTATTGCTTGTAACCTTCTTCCTATCTCTCCTCTTATTCCATATTTTTTTAATTCTAACTTGCATTGATTATATAGTTCTTCTCCTATTGCTTTACTTTTTCCTGCCATAAACTACATATTTATTCTTTCTAGCCTCAATTATTTGTAGTTTTTACTATTTGTCTATCTATTAGTGGAGATTGGTATCACAACCTTCAAATAAAGATTTTATTAGTGCATTACGTAGTTCTTGGCTCTCAATTTCTTTGTATTCTTTGATCAAATCAAGCAGCTCATTTTCCACTGTACTACCTTCATCTTTCTCTATTAGTAGATCTGTAATATTAATCGATAACGCTTCTGCCATTTCATATAATTTATCAAGTGGAACAGCAGTCCTTCCTTGTTCATAGTTGCTTATTTCGTGACGTGTTGTATTCATTTTCTCTGCTAAATCCTTTTGAGTGTACTCTCTTACCAGTCTCCATTCTTTTATCTTTTTTCCTATTTTGTAGTAGATAGAACCAACTTTTTCTTCAACACATTCATCAGCAGACAGACCAATTGTTTTTGCAACAATATCAACAGAAATTCCTGCTTTAACCAAGCGCTTTGCTATTTCCACTTTCTCTGCTTTCCTGCTACTTTTCTCACTAACTTGAACAAATTTGGTTAGTAAACAAAACATCTTACGTAACTCTTGGTCATTAATCTTTTTATATTCTCTTACTAGATCTAATATTTCTTCTCCCTCATCTTCAAGACAGCTTTTTGATACAGGAATTAGATCCGTAATACTGATTGATAGTGCCTCAGCTATAGCATATAACCTTTCAATTGGAACTCTACGATTCCCTTTCTCATATTGCAGTATCACCCAATACTTTACACCAATTTTCTCAGCTAAATCTTTCTGAGTATACCCTCGCTCTAACCTCCAACTTTTTAATTTTTCTCCCACTTTATAATCTAGACTTTTTTCCACAAAAAGAACCTTACATATAATATTTTCTACTATAGCTCAGATATAACGGTAAGAAAAAACCTCTGGAACCTTAAAATTGACTGTAGACACATTAAAGTTTTCTAAAAGTTTCTTTACTACCTTCACGTATCCTATTTACCCACGGAGACAATACTTCATCATTGCTAACTTCTTTTATAGCATACTTTTCACTCCATATGCCACATCTAGTGAAATTACCTTTCTCTACTGCTTCTTTAAGTTTTACTCCTCCAAAGAGACAGTTTTTTCCTATTTCTTCACCTCTTTTTTGTAACTCAGCCCACATTTCCTTGTCTGCTATTCTCACTTGCACCTGATTTGCATCTTGGTACAATATGATATTTAGCTTGCCAATGCTTGTAGGAAATTCTAATACAATAGAGCTTCCATCTGACATATCAGTATAGTTTCTTATACCTCCCTTCTCGCTTTTAACCTCAACTGCATTATTGCCAATTTTTAAAATATTACTTCCTAACTCTCTCAGTATTTTGGCTACTTCTACTTTACTGTTCTCAGAAAATTCTATATACGATGTTGTATTATCTGCTTCCACATCTATCAATTCCCCTTCTTGAATAGCGCTTTCACCAATTTTTCTCAAATCCTCAAGCTTCTTGTCTATATGAGGCTGAACTTCTGGTTGTAGCTCATTATAGATTTCACCTATCAATTTATTCTGCAATAAAGTATCATGAAACTCTGCACCGCTTAGCATTAATTTACGTATTAGCTTTTTACGATCAGCCTTATCAAATTTATGAAAATGTGTACCTAATACTACATACTCTGCAAAACTCCATTCCCCGTCATCACATGCATTTATTCTTGCTCCTGAGGCTAGTACTTGGTCTATAGTTTTGTGCAATTCATTTACGTTTTTTGCCTCTACCACAGCACTCTTAAACCAGCTCAACTTTTCGCTTTCGCTTGCACTTGGCTTTATTTTTTGCAAAGCTGAAGCAAATGGATTTAACCCTTCTGGATAATCTGCTTGATTACTCAAAGGTTTTGTGCCATAAATATATTCAAATCCTTTCCCATAGTTGATTTGAACGTCTCTATTAGGAAAGGGCACTTCTCCAAGCTTTTTAGCCTTATTAATTTTGCTTACAAAGGTGGATTGCTCCTTAGTACGACCAATTCCTACAATAGCATTTAACATCTCACCTTTTGATAATCTATCAAGATCAACGTTTAACTCGTAAACACCCCCTCTTTATCACTAAAAGGTACAATTATTTTATTATTCATATTAGCCTCCGCTATTAAATATACGTTCTAAGTGTATAGTTGTTATACACTCTATAGAGGAAGAAATTAAAAAGCAATTTATCGAAAAGTTTGAAGCAAGCAAAAGACTCGGATGGAGTATTACAAGATCATGGATAATAGCGAATTTGTTCGTAGAAGGAGTGGAAAACGTGGAATTAATAGAGCCAAAAGAGGATGTTGTGGTTCTGGGGAATGAATGTGCAAATTTGAGAAATTTAAAGGTTGAGTAATGTTATTGCCACCAAATGCAACAAAACAGGAAAAAGCGCTAGTAGAAGCAATCGATTATAAAGTTGATCCAAGCAGGATAAGAGGATTTAAATTTAGCCTAGGGGAAAAAATATTGCCGTGGTTGGTTGAAGAATACGGGTTAGAAGAAATTCTACGCTGGGCAAAAGATAAAAGAAGAGCGATAAAAGGAGGATTTAAATTTAGCCTAGGGGAAAAAATATTGCCGTGGTTGGTTGAAGAATACGGGTTAGAAGAAATTCTACGCTGGGCAAAAGATAAAAGAAGAGCGATAAAAGAAGGAATAAAATTTCAGCGCTTAAGAGGAACACCTGCCTCACTGAAAATAGCATTAAAATGGGCAAATATAGAAGATATTACAATTATTGAAGAGCCACCCGGTAAACACTTTTTTGAGTTGCAAGTAGGGATAAGAGACGTACCAAATGATTTCTTTGTTGATGCAGTAGTAGAGCTGGCAAAACTATCATTGCCTGCAAGATCCAGATTGATGAGGATTTTTAACGATTATTACAACGTTGATAGGTTTATTTTAGATGAAAGTTTTTTTGGAAATTTGTTATCGGATTACTCAGGTGTAAAAATAGAAGAAGATGGACCAGTGTTATCATTTGGAAGAGTAAATTTTTTCAGGTCTAGTGGTCCAGTTATTAGGATTATAGAAAACTATCTACGCGATCATTATGAACGAGCTTTAAGCAATGATATATACCGGCTAGATGTAGCAATACTTGGAGAAACCGAGCCTCACACAAAGAATTATAACGGTATTTATGAAAGAAGTCATCAGTGGAATAATTTAAAAACGTTATATCCGCTACCACAGAGCTTATTACCTGAGATTAAGTTTGCAAAAGCGCAGATAGTATTATCAGATAGCTGGAACTTGGGAGAAATAAACGCATGTTTTCCGGTTGCGAGTGTAGAAGAATGTGGAGAAAAGTTCTATTTGAATGACCACAAACTATCTGAACAACTGTGGAATTTAAAATACAAGCCAATTTTAGAAAGGTTCAACGTTACCCATCATTACAAAGTAGAAAATTTTGCCGGTCAAAAAATCATAAGATTTGGTGTAGCAGAGCACAATGTTCATTATGAAAGCGAATTAAATTCAGAGCAAAAGGATTCAATACATGAACCGGAAAATTACATTTTAGTGTTTTACCCGGGAGTATTGAAGTGGCACGAACATCGACATTTGAACAGAAGTTGGAAAAATAGTCAAGTAATATCTATAATAAGTTAAGTACTTATATTTATATCCTCATATATTATATTAATAATAGGTTAAAGTGTATGAAATAAAAAGAAAAAGACTTGCTTTTTCATGCCAAAACGCACATAACTTAAATAGTAGCAAGTAAACAAAAAAAATTGATCTTGCACTAAAGAGAGCCAAATTGGCGTATGTTTTTATAGTGAGGTATGTATGAAGTTCAGTGAGGAAAAGAGAGAATCTTTTAGTAAGTCATTTTATGAATTATTAAAGAACTCGTTTAAGAATATTAATGAAAAAGATGAAAAAGGGGAAACGATACTACATAAGGCAGCAAGAATGTCGACAAGAGAAAAAGTAAGTTTTCTAGTCAAGAAAGGAGCAGACGTCAATGCAAGAGATAAAAAGGGTTATACACCACTACACTGTGCAGTATTTGCGAAAAGCTTAGAAAATGTAAAAGTACTGCTAAGGGAAGGAGCGGAAGTAAATGCCACTCAATATGTCAATGGATGTACGCCATTGCACTCTGCATGCAAAATAGGAGGAGCAGGAGTTGAAATAATAAAAGAGCTAGTAAAGGACGGAGCTGAAGTTAATCAACTGAATAAGTATGGTGCAACACCAATGTATTACATATGGGAAAGTGAAAAGTATCGTCTATGTGATAGCAAAGAGAGTGAAAAGGCGAGGAAATTCTTTGGAAAACAAGGAGAAAAGTAGAGAACTGACGTGCTATGGAATAGAGATGCTAGTGAGAGAAATAGCAGACATGTTGAATAGGAGTTATTTACCGGAGTTAAAAATAATAGAGATAGGAGAAATAAGGAAGAAAGATAAGTCACTAATAAAGGAAGAATGTAAAAATTTAGCAAGCAAAATAATGAGCCAAGTGAACGAAATGATAGATGAGGTGTTGAAGGCAGACTTAAGCAAGATGTGGTGAGAAGGGAGCTCAAAAAAAAGAGTTTGGTTGCGAAAATTTCAAAGGGAAAGTGAGGTATGTTATGTCAAGGAAAGAAGCAAGGAATGTTTTTGATAGGTTATTGAAAGCATTATCAGAAAACAGGTTTCAACAAATAAATGAAAAAGACGCAGCAGGTTGCACAATATTGCACCGAGCAGCACAGGTGTCAGAGCCAGAAGTAATAAAGTTATTAATAGAAAAAGGAGCAGGTACAAACGATAGAAACAATAGAGGCGAGACACCGTTGCACCTAGCAGCGTTTTTAGGAAGAAGAAAAAATGTGAAAGTGCTGATAGAAGGAGGAGCTACAGTAAATGCAAAATCAAACAATAAAGCAGTACCACTACACTTAGCCTGTTTAGCAAGAAGAATAGGAACAATAGAAGAGCTGATAAATGCAGGAGGAGATACGAGTACGATAGATAAATTTGGATGTAGCCCACTAAACTATGCAAAAATTTACCCGAAAGTGACAAGTTATTTAGAAAAGAAGGGAGTGAATATGAGAGATGTGGCAGTGATGTATGGAGAAGCAAACAAGGCAATAGAGGAGGT contains the following coding sequences:
- a CDS encoding helix-turn-helix domain-containing protein; translation: MAGKSKAIGEELYNQCKLELKKYGIRGEIGRRLQAIISAKEYGISKVAKIYRITRTTLMKWIARFKEKGVIGFAILLLPTNMWFMSKSPSFC
- a CDS encoding ankyrin repeat domain-containing protein, with amino-acid sequence MSRKEARNVFDRLLKALSENRFQQINEKDAAGCTILHRAAQVSEPEVIKLLIEKGAGTNDRNNRGETPLHLAAFLGRRKNVKVLIEGGATVNAKSNNKAVPLHLACLARRIGTIEELINAGGDTSTIDKFGCSPLNYAKIYPKVTSYLEKKGVNMRDVAVMYGEANKAIEEVMEKRNVNELQLEEVDLTN
- a CDS encoding helix-turn-helix domain-containing protein, whose protein sequence is MEKSLDYKVGEKLKSWRLERGYTQKDLAEKIGVKYWVILQYEKGNRRVPIERLYAIAEALSISITDLIPVSKSCLEDEGEEILDLVREYKKINDQELRKMFCLLTKFVQVSEKSSRKAEKVEIAKRLVKAGISVDIVAKTIGLSADECVEEKVGSIYYKIGKKIKEWRLVREYTQKDLAEKMNTTRHEISNYEQGRTAVPLDKLYEMAEALSINITDLLIEKDEGSTVENELLDLIKEYKEIESQELRNALIKSLFEGCDTNLH
- a CDS encoding phage tail protein translates to MLLPPNATKQEKALVEAIDYKVDPSRIRGFKFSLGEKILPWLVEEYGLEEILRWAKDKRRAIKGGFKFSLGEKILPWLVEEYGLEEILRWAKDKRRAIKEGIKFQRLRGTPASLKIALKWANIEDITIIEEPPGKHFFELQVGIRDVPNDFFVDAVVELAKLSLPARSRLMRIFNDYYNVDRFILDESFFGNLLSDYSGVKIEEDGPVLSFGRVNFFRSSGPVIRIIENYLRDHYERALSNDIYRLDVAILGETEPHTKNYNGIYERSHQWNNLKTLYPLPQSLLPEIKFAKAQIVLSDSWNLGEINACFPVASVEECGEKFYLNDHKLSEQLWNLKYKPILERFNVTHHYKVENFAGQKIIRFGVAEHNVHYESELNSEQKDSIHEPENYILVFYPGVLKWHEHRHLNRSWKNSQVISIIS